The DNA sequence CGGGAGGTGGCCGAGGATATTGTTGGGGAGGTCTTCTACCAACTCTGGAAATCGGGCAGCTACGTCACCGTCCGGCACAGCTACCGAACGTATCTCTACGCAGCCGTTCGGCACCGGGCGTTTAACTACCTGCGCGATGAACTAACGGGCAACCGGACGCCGACGTCGCTCGACGACGTTGGCGACGCAGGACAGGACGAAACGCCCCAGACGCTTATCGAATACGACGAAACCTTTCAGCGGGTCGAAAAAGCGATTCACGAACTGCCTCCGCAATGCCAGCGAATTTTCCTGATGAGCCGGTTTGAGAACCGTAAAAATCAGGAAATAGCCGACGAACTCGGGCTCGCGCTCAAGACTGTCGAAGCGCACATGGCGCGGGCACTTCACCAGTTGCGCCGGGTATTCCTGCCGATGGGGCTGCTGTTTTTTCAATTACTTCACTAAGGGTAAGACGCTGCACCTGTGTCCAACAGGCAAACATTTGTTCATGGAAGATATCGTCAACAAAGCGGTGCTGTTCGACTATTTTTCGGGTCGGGTGAGTCCGCTACAGAAAAAATCGGTCGAGGACTGGCTGGCCGAGCTGAGTAACCGGGAATTGTACTACCAGTGGCTGCACGAGTGGGAGATGAACCGGTTGCAGACGACAGTGAACTGGCAGGCCGTCTACGAAAAAACGGCACAGCGCATTACGGAGACGACATCTACCGTAGTCGACCAGACCCCCCCCCCAACCGGCTGGACAATCCGTCGGCCGGGGTCGTGGACGGGCCGAAACGGCCTGCTGGCAGCCTCCGTAGCGCTGGTAGTGCTCACGGGGGGCTGGCTCTTTCGCGATACGCTGCTGTACCGGACTGTGCAGACTGGTTTTGGCGAAACCCGCAGCCTGACCCTGCCCGACGGATCGGCAGTAACGCTCAACGCAAACTCGTCGCTCCGGTATCCGCGCTGGTTCGGTATGTCAATCGACGCGGGCGGTTGGATGCTGGCCGCCGACGCAGCCCGTGAACATCCCCGGCAGGTTGAGTTAAGCGGGGAAGCCGATTTTGCCATCCGGCATACGCCCAGCCACCAGCGGTTTATTGTCGTGACGCCCAAAGGCCTCCACGTAACCGTGCTGGGAACCCAGTTCACCGTTTTCAGCCGCGAACGCGCTACGCGGGTAGCGCTCCGGTCGGGCAGCGTTCAGCTGACGACCCGGCAGCAAACGCTGCCCCCGCTGGTTATGCGGCCCGGCGACCTGGCAACGCTGAACCGGCAGGGGAAGCTGGCGCTGACCCGGACGCAGCATCCCGAATACATGGCCGCCTGGAAAGACCACCGCTTTGACTTCGCGCAAACGTCGCTGCGGGAAATTGCCGATCTGCTGCACGACAACTACGGGCTGGTCGTAACCATCGACAGTCCGCAGTTAGCCAGCCGGACCATTTCGGGCTCGTTCACCGCCCGCAATGCCAATGAGCTCCTGCAACTCATTGCCCAGTTGCTGCAGATCAATTACATCCGGGAGAATGACCGGGTGTCTTTCACCGACTAGTTCCGAACCACAAAACCAATTTCCCTCAATGATGTACTCTGTACGCTTATCTCGTGTTCTGCTGCTCGGTTTATTCCTGACGGGAGGCCGCGTCGGACTGGCCCAGCTTGTGGCGACGACCAAGGTAGTTGGGCGACCCATGTATCAGACGGTCAGCCCCCAAACGATTCAGCTTCGTGAGGTACTCAATCAGCTGAAGAGCCGCTACCAGGTCGATATCCTGTTCGAAGACCGGCTGGTGAGCGATCAGTTCGTGGGCGCCGGGGTGATCGACCCGGCAGCCTCGCTGGAACGTAATCTGGCCAAAATCCTGACCACCCGGGGGCTCCGCTACGCGAAAGTGCGCAGCGATGTATACGTTGTGCTGGCCGACAGCCGACCGCAAAAACCGGCATCCGGACCAGAACTATCCCTGCTGCCCGCGCCGGGTGGTATAGCCGCCAGCCCGACCGAGCTGACCCAGCCGGGCCAGCTTCCCACCCGAACCGTTGCCGTTGCCACGGCCGACCAGACCATTAGCGGCCGGGTCACCGACGGAGCAACGAATGGGGGACTGCCCGGGGTGAGTGTGGTTGTCAAAGGCACCAGCCGGGGTACCACCACCGACAGCGATGGTAACTACCGCGTTACGGTGCCGGATCAGAACGCGGGCGGTGCCCTAACGCTCGTCTTCTCCTTCATTGGCTACGCCACGCAGGAAGTGCCGGTAGGTAACCGCACTACGGTCAACGTAACGCTGGCCAGTGACGACAAAACCCTGAACGAGATTGTTGTTGTTGGGTATGGTACCCAGAACCGGCGGGAGCTGACGGGTTCCGTTGCCTCACTGCAAACCCAAACCATCCGCGACCAGCCCGTTACGAACGTAGTGGAAGGCCTGACGGGCCGCATGCCGGGGGTACTCATCCAGCAGAACACCGGTGCGCCGGGCAATGCACCATCCATTAAGGTGCGGGGACTCGGATCGATCAGCGCCGGAAACGGACCCCTGATTGTGGTTGATGGACAGCCCCTCAACTCGGGCAGCACCACGAACGCGGGTGGCCTGAATCAGCTCAACCCCAATGACATCGAGAAGATTGACGTGCTGAAAGATGCCTCGGCAACCGCCATTTACGGGTCGCGGGGGTCCAACGGCGTGGTTATGGTGACCACCAAGCGGGGCAAGTCGGGTCAGAGCCGGATCAACGTCGACTATTACACGGGCACGCAGGAGATCAGCAAAAAGATGGAGATGCTGACGGCCCAGCAGTTTGCCGAGTTCTCGAAGGAAGCCTTTAATACCGCTTACCTGGAACGCGTGGCGGGGGCACAGATCACGGACCCCAACAGCGCCCGGCCGTCGGGGCAGCGGTATCGGTACCCGCGCGGGGAATTTCCCGGCGTCAACTTCGACGACCCGGCCAGCCTGACGACCTATGATTATCAGGATATGATCTTCCGAAGAGCGCCCATCAGCAACTACCAGGTGTCGGCGTCGGGAGGCACGGAGAAAGTCCAGTATTTCATTTCGGGCAATTACCTCAAGCAGGACGGTATCATCAAAAAATCGGGTATCGACCGGTATACGGTACGCTCCAACGTCGACGCCCAACTGTCCTCGAAGCTAAAAGTAGGCTTGAGTTTCAGTCCCTCGTTCATGGCCGAAAACCGGGTTAACTCCGACGGACACTGGGCCAGTAACGGCGTTATCAACGCGGCTTTGTCGCTGCCGCCGTTCATCCCCATCTATCAGGCGAACGGCACAACGTATAATTCACAGGCCTTTTATGCCGCTCCCTACGACTGGCCGGGCATCACCAACCCCGTCGCCAACATCACCGAAGCGGATAACCGCGTTACGCAGCTCCGCCTGCTGGGCAATGCCTACGCCGAACTGGCGATCTGGAAAAGTCTGCGCTACCGGGGTACCGTGGGTGGTGACCTGAATTACCTGCGGCAGAACCAGTACCAGACGTCGGCCATTGTGCTGAACCAGTTGCTGCCGCCCAACGTCAGCACGGGCTCGGCCTACGCCAACCAGAATATCAACTGGGTTACCAACCACACGCTGAGTTACACGCTCGACCTGGGTACGACCCACCACATGGACGCGCTGGTAGGTCTGGAGTCGCAGCGGAACGACTTTGAAGAAAGTCAGATCAACGCCAATAACTTCCCGAACGACATTGTCCGGACCATTAACGCGGGTACCATTACGGGCGGCACATCGACCCGGAACCAGTGGTCGCTGGCGTCGTATTTTGCCCGCGTCACCTACAGTTTCAAAGACCGGTACCTGTTCAACGCGTCGGTCCGGCGCGACGGCTCCTCCCGCTTTGGCGCAACCAGCCGCTTTGGTACGTTCCCGTCGGCATCGGTGGGCTGGCGCATCATCGAAGAACCGTTTATGAAAACGATTCCTGTTATTTCGGATCTGAAACTACGCGCCAGTTACGGCCTGTCGGGTAACAATGCCTTTACCAGCAACTACCCGGCCATTGGCGTTCTGAGCAAAGACAACTATGTGCTGGGCAACGGTCTGGCAAACGGCCTGGCCACCAGCAGCATCGCCAACCCGCAGCTGGGTTGGGAACGAAGCCGCCAGAGTGATGTCGGCCTCGACCTGGGCCTGTTCAGCAACCGCCTGTTTTTCACCGTCGATTACTACAAACGCATCACGACCGACCTGTTGCTACAGGTGCAGGTACCCACCCTGACCGGTTTCTCAACAGCGGTGCGAAACATTGGGCAGGTCGAGAACAAAGGAATAGAATTTGCCCTGTCGACGCGGAACATCGACGGGTCAGGCACGGGCTTCACCTGGACAACCGACCTCAACCTGTCGTTCAACCGCAACAAGGTGCTGGCCCTCGGACCCACGGGCGATGCCATCCGGAGTGGTACGGGCGTTGGCGAAACCAACATCACCGTAATCGGCCAGCCGCTGGGAAGTTTTTACGGCTATCAACAACTGGGCATCTTTCAAAACCAGGCTGAGCTGGACGCTTACCCGCACTTTGCCGACAGCCGCCCCGGCGACGTGAAGTTTGCGGACGTGAACGGAGACGGCAAACTGACCGCCGACGACCGGACGCTGATTGGCAACAACCAGCCCGATTTTATCTACGGCATCACCAACTCCCTCTCGTTTAAGGGCTTCGACCTGAACATTGTGGCGCAGGGTGTTCAGGGCGGGCAGATCCTCAACCTGTCGCGCCGGTTCTACGAAAACCTGGAAGGAAATGCCAATTCGCTCACGACGGTACTGAACCGCTGGCGCTCCGAGCAGAACCCCGGCGACGGTAAAACCCCACGGGCCAACACCCGCTCCACGGGCAATAACAACCAGGTATCGAGCCGGTGGGTGGAAAGCGCTACGTATTTCCGCATCCGGAACATTACCCTGGGCTACAACGTACCGCGGACGCCTTTGCAAAAGATAAAAGTGCAGTCGCTACGGGTCTACGCCGGGGTGCAGAACGCCATTACGTTTTCGAAGTACCTGGCTTACAACCCGGAAGTGAGTGGCTATGAAGGACCGCTCACGGGCGGTGTCGATTACGGCTCTTACCCACTGGCCCGTACCTACACCATTGGCCTGAACCTGGGCTTCTAATCGTTCTGTCCTCATTTATTCTTCATGTCCCATGAAAACGAAATATATCCTTGCCGGCCTGCTGACCCTGAGCCTAAGCGCCTGTAAAGAGCAGTTTCTGGCCCTGTCGCCCATTTCGGCGGTTGGTACAACGTCCTTTTTCAAGACCCAGTCCGATGTGCTGACGGCGCTCAATGGGGCCTATGGTGCGCTACAGTTCGGCGGTCAGTACGGCCAGCTGTACGTCGTAGCCGAAATACCCTCCGACGATACCACACCCGTTCTGTCGGGGTCGGTGACGGACCAGGACGAGTTCGACAAATTCTACGTCCGCACCACCAACCCCTTCACGCTGGCCCGCTGGAGCGACGGCTACCGGGGTATTTACCGAACCAACGCCGTCATTGACCGCACGGCTGGGGTAACGATGGACGAAACGATCAAAAAGCGCGTTGTGGGCGAAGCGAAGTTTCTGCGGGCGCTGATGTATTTTAACCTGGTACGGGTCTTTGGCGATGTGCCGCTGGTGCTGACCGAAATTACCGACCCGTTGCAGGGCTATGAGTACGGCCGGGCCCCGGTAGCCGATGTGTATGCCCAGATCGTCAAAGACCTGACCGATGCCGAAGCGGCCTTACCCGTTTCGTATACCGGCGCCGATGTTGGCCGGGCCACGAACGGAGCTGCCAAAAGCCTGCTGGGCAAGGTGTATCTGACGCAGAAGCGCTACGCCGAAGCTGCTGCAAAGCTGAAAGAAGTAATTGACCGGGGTACCTACTCCCTGCAGCCCAACTACGCCGATCTCTTCAAACCGGCCAATAAGAACGGGCGCGAGTCGATCTTCGAAGTGCAGTACAAGAAAGGCAATATCGGCGAGGGTAGCGGCTTTGCCAACGCCTACGCGCCCGAGAACTCCGGCAACGCGGTTATCACCTTCGGCGGGGGTGGCAACAACCGGCCAACGCCCGACCTGGATACCAGCTACGAAACGGGCGACCCGCGCCGGAACGTATCGCTGGCGAGCAGCTACATCAACAGCAGCGGGGTGAAAGTCGACTATTACTACGTTAAAAAATACGCCGATCCACCAGTCGTCAACGGCGATTCGGACGACAACTGGTACGTGCTGCGCTACGCCGATGTGCTTCTGATGTATGCCGAAGCGCTGAACGAAACGGGTAAACCCGCCGAAGCCCTGCCCTTCCTGAATCAGGTTCGGAAGCGGGTAGGACTGGCCGACAGGGCGATCGCGGACCAGGCTGGTCTTCGGCTGGCCCTTGAGCAGGAACGGCGGGTCGAGCTCGCCTTTGAAGGCCACCGCTGGTTCGATCTGGTCCGGACGGGACGGGCGCTGCCGGTGATGCAGGCAAAAGCCGCGACGATTGGCATTAAAACGGCCCTGAGCGAAAACAACCTCGTTTTCCCGATTCCGCAGAGCCAAATTGACATTAACCCAGGCAAAATCAAGCAGAATCCGGGTTATTAAAGAGGAAAGCCAGGGATGACTCATGGTGCATGAGTCATCCCTGGCTTTCCAAACCGATAGTGTATGGGCTTGCCGACAGACGGGCCAACGCTACGGTATGGGGTTGCTTTCCGACCTGCCCCCGACACCCAGTCGGGCCACTATACAGACCTTACAGCTTACGCGCCTGCGCATCCCGGATATACACGTCGCCATCTTCGGGTAGCAGGAAACGCTGCCCGACCAGTTGCTGTACCGATTTCCGGACGGCTGCTACGTAGGCCTCGTGCGTTGGGTAACGCTCCGCTACCGACAGGCGCGGGTCCTTCGCCAGCAGTCGGTCGGCTTTGGTTCGTTGGAAGGGAATGGACTGCCCCGCCCCTTCGCAGCCGTCATCCCCGCCAAAATCGGATCGGCGTAACGCCCAGCCGGTAGTCGTGGCGATGGGAACAGCCACGGGCGGCAGTCGAATGCCGGCTAGTTCATTGCCGTCTTTATCGACCCGGGAAACAAAAGTAACGTAGCTGGGCCGTTCTGCTACGCCCATTGGGAAACGCGTTATAATGCCCTCACTGAACGAGGGGCCAAAGTCGAGCAGGTAGCGGGTCGTGACGAGACCCGTGTAGGTCACGCCCGGCAGCGTAGGCCAGCCCAGGGTCGCCTGTGGCACCACACCCGTTTGGGACCCCGGCTGCGGCCGGGCCAAAGCCGCCGTTTTTTCACCCTGCCGGGGCACCTGGCTAGCCGGGGGCGCAATGCCTTTTGTTACCCAGTCATCCAGCGCTACGAAGAGAGCCCGCAGGGCCGGTTCGCCATTGGTCGGGTTCTGAAATTGCTGGCAGATGCCCCTACTGGTTTCGTTACCCGTTCCGTGCTGCGCCCCGGCAATCAGATAAAACCGAACATTATCGGGGTCGGGCAGGTCGTTGCCCTGGCTGTCTGTATGCAGCAGCGAAGCGGCTTTCACCCAATATTCGTTCGAGGAGTTGATTTCGAAAACCTTCGGGCAGGTGTTGCTGGCGGTGCACCGGGCCAGCCGACCGGCCGTTTTCCCCGTCAATGAATCAGTCAGGACAGGGTACGCAAACGGAAAAACCCCTTCCGGATACAGGTGATTCTGACGGTTGCGCTCCGTCCGCGACGGCTGGGCAAAGCGGTAGTTGAGGGCAATGCCACTGGCCCCGCCCAGCCAGTTTTCGATGCCGTCCAGCACCCGCCGGTTCTGTTCGTCGGCATTGAAGCCCAGCGTCTGAAAATCATTGGCGTAGCGGGCAGGCTGCGAGAGCGCGTAGGAAAAGGTGTAACGGATATCGTTCGCCAGTGGGTTGGGATTACCAACATCGTCGGTGGTTGCGTACCGCAGAAACGAAACAAAATCGCGCGTAGCGGCAAAACCAATCCCGGCCACAAGCGGGTCTTTGGCCAGGTAGTGAAATTCATACACCGCACTCTGCCGGAAAGGCGTACCGGCGGGCAACAGCCGGATCGTTTTATCGTCGGCATATTCCCAGCCATCGGCCGCTATGACCGCCGGACTGTCACCCAACCGATCGCGCACGGTAAGCGTAGCCTTCGATTGATCCAGGGTAGCCGCCGAATACGCGAGCGGATAGGTCGTTGACGTTGCGTTGTCGAAGGAGATGTACTCATAGGAGGGGCCGGTAATGGACGACCCGTCGGCGTTGCGGGCAACGGGCACGCTGATGGTCAGATTATTATTGACCGGCGCGGCCGAGCAGTCCCACCCGTTCCAGGCCAGGGTATAGCCCCTGTTCATCAGAAACCCTTCGCCGGCCTGGGTAGCGGTGGTCGGGTCGTTGCCGCCACTGCTTTTGTTGAATCCGCCAATGAGTTTACCGCCCCGGTTGTTCAACTCCAGAACCAGTTTATGGTTGCCTTTGCTGAGGTCAACGGGTTTAAGGATATAAATGTCCATCACGTAGGCGACCATACCCGTTGCGGTGCGCGGTGCCCGGCTAATGTCCGTGATAAGCGCGTTGGACGGACTGGCGGGATCGAGTTCCCCGTAGGCTTTTCCCCGCAGTTTTTCGTAGGTACCCACCCGCCCAAAGGTTCGACCATCAAACGTGGGCGACTGAACGCTGGTGATCTCGATACGAACAATTCGGGCCCGGGCCGGACAGGTGAGCACAACGGAAAGGAGCAGTGAAATGAACAAACGGGTGCGTGAAGTCATGGAAGGTGGGTTGGCCAGAGCAACGGATCAGAAAGCCGGTAGCGTTATGGTCACTAAAGCGGAAACCCCGGTTTATCTTTACCGGCCGGGCAACATACGTGCCTCCGGGCAACGGGTTCGGCACCAGCCATTGCCCGTTATTGGCTGAGCCAGCGGTACGCTATGGACCCACGGTGCCGTTTGTCCCGGCCCCGCACCAGTTACCCCCCGCGAGGGTCGATTGAGTCCGGCAATTTACTACGTTCGTGCTTCACTAAACAACGTACTGCAATGGCCGTAAACGCAAAACACCTGGCTACCTTCATTTTGGGGGCGGCCGCCGGGGTCGCTCTCAATAAATACCTGCAAACGGAAGACGGCGAAAAAATGCTGACCGACCTTAAAGAGAAAGGCAATCAGCTCAAAACAGAGGCAGAAGGTGCCATTGAGAACGCACCCGACTATTTCGAGAAGCTAAAGACGCAGCTTGCTGAATTCCTGACGACCAATTTTCCCAATGCCCAGCAAGCCGTCGACGATGTACTCGGCAGGACCGTGAATGCCAACGCGCCCGCCGGGCAGGCCGATGGGCCGCAGGGCACAACCGGCAACGTACCGGGCTAACAAAAGCCGATGCTGCATTTAATGACCGCGCCATCGGCTACATAGCCGGTGGCGCGGTCATTAAATGCAGCATCGTAACGATTTATCAGAGCCCAGAAGTAACGTCTAATCGCCATCCTTGCTCGGTTGGGAATCCGCAAAAGTGAGGGGTATACGGGCTAACACGAGTTCGCTGAAAAAGCAGATGTTACAGCTATTGTACAGAATAGCGTAGTTGCCTGGTACATATCATTATGCCGGAAGGGCCTATGGCCTGGTACTGTCGCCCCGGACCCTAATGCTGTCCACCGGCAGCGTAGGTGACACGCATTCCCCGAGCAACCGGCCGGCCAACCAAGTAGCTTACTCGTCCGGATCAACCCGGTTACGGGTAGAGCCGGGAAGGTTCCAGTGGTACCGCAGGGCCAGCATCCGTACGGTAAAACAGGTGGCTATGGCCAGGATGGATACCCAATCGGCCGATACCCACTTCAGGTAGTTCCCCAGCACCACCAGCAACGCCCCCAGCAGGGCCGCCGATGCATAGATCTCCTTTTCCAAAATAACGGGAACCCGGTTAAGCAGGATATCCCGCAGGACCCCTCCACCCACGGCGGAGGTGGTACCCAGCAGTACCGCCACCTGGGCATTGTGCCCATAGGACAGAACCTTTTCGGCCCCCGTAACGGCGAACAGCGACAAACCCAACGCGTCGAACAGAATGACCGGGTGGTTAATCCGCTGAACAACGGGATACAGTCCAACTGTCAGACCGGTGGCAGCGATAGAGGCCGCCAGGTAATACCAGGTTGCAAGTCCGGCCGGGGGCACAGCGCCGATGCAGAGATCCCGGATGATACCGCCCCCGCAGGCAACCGTGAAGGCAAGGGTACAGATCCCGAACAGGTCGAGGCCGCGCTGCCGGGCTGCCGTAGCCCCGCTTATGGCAAACACGAACGTACCAGCCAGGTCAAGAACGGTATACAGCGAATGTAATTTATCCATCGTTACGCTCGCAGGCCAAGCATGTTAAGGGCGTTCTCCGGCAGGATCAGCGGCTTTATTTCCTCTTTAAATCCGGCCTTATGGAAATCCTTCCGCCATCGTTCCGGTATGATCAGGGGGACATCGGTACTGAACAGGATACGTTGCTTCAGCTGGGGTGAGACATGGACGGGCGACCCGACGGTAAACATCACGAACGCCATGTTCAGGGGTCGGTAGCCGTCATGCGGTTGTCGGCACGGCACCTCCGCGTGCGTATGAACATCGATGGCAACAATTTTATCGAGGTCAGTCATAAGGTCTGTTGTTGAGATCGTTGCCCGTGTGAAGGCCGGGTCAGGCTGTTCACGTCACTTTCTTGCGGACAAGGTACGCAGGGCAGCTGGGCAACATCCGAATTTACGTTAGTCAACGAAACCGGCTTTGGGTTTTACGCCCGTTTTCGCCCAGGTGCGCAGGGCATCAAAAGCTTTCCCGGTTTGCTGGGGCGTAAAATTGCAATGTCCCTGCCCATTGGTATACAGGACGGTGAAAAAGCGGTCGGCCCCTTTCTGGTGCACCATATTCTCGAAGTTGACGACACCATACGTGGGTGGAATCAGCTGGTCGTAAATCGTGTGCATCAGTAGAACGGGTTTGCTGATGGCACCCGTCCGGTCATATTTGCCAAAGATGTCGTCCGGGCTGACAGTAGCCGCCAGCCGTTCGGCTTTCCGGTTCACGACCAGGTCATCAGGGAAGCCACTGTATACGGTGTTGGTATTGTCGAACGGATTGCCCCCGGCCTTCCTGGCCAGATCCCGGAGCACATTTTCGTTGAAAAACAGAGAGAACGGCAGGTCATCGAGCTTCAGGTCGAACCGCTTTGCAAACGCCACGGCCAGCAGCGAATCGGTCCCGACGATGGCTTTCCGGATCTCCTTGGCGCGGGCCACCATATTCCGGGGGTTCTGGCCCTGGCTCGGGGTCGAGGTGTTGAACAGGTCGGTAAGGGAGGTAACGACACCGGGAAACAAGCCATTGAAGGTGGCATACATATCAAATTCTTTCCGGCACTGCAGGTAGGGCCGGCTCGACAGCGGGCAGAGGGGAAGCCCGGCGTTATAGGATGCGCCGAAGTTTTCGAGGGTAGCCAGTGTAACCCCGCCCCCCATCGAATGGCCTACCATGAACAGCGAGTCGGGTTTGCCGTATTTGTTGACGAAATACGTACGGAGTGCTTCCGTGTCATCAACACCCTGCGCCAGGGCCAGGCCCTGGTACTGATAGTCGGAAGCAGCTACGGCAAATCCGCGATCCAGAAACGGCTTCATGCGCCCTACAAACTCCGGGTTCTCACTCTGGGCCGGTTTCGTACCCATAAACTCATAGCCGTGGGCATACATGATCAGCTTCCCTTTCCAGTTGGCGGGAAACAGTATCCGGTATTTTGCGCCATTGATCCGGCCCGAATCGATTTTCGGCACAACAGGTTGCGCGAACAGACTTGCCGAGAGCAGAACCAGCACGAAAGTCAAGCAGCGGTTTCTCATGGCGTTCCCCATACTTTAGTAGCCGTGTTCACCACCAGTTCCAGTTTCCGCCACTGGTCATCGTGGGTCAGGTCATTGCCGTGGTGCGTACTCGAAAAGCCACACTGGGGACTCACGCACAGGTTTTCGATCGGCATGTATTTAGCCGCCTGGTCAATGCGCTCGGCCATATCGTCAACGCGTTCCAGCGCCTTCACTTTTGACGAGACAATACCCAGCACCACCATTTTATTGTCGGGAACGAAGCGCAGCGGGGCGAAGTCACCACTACGTTCGTCGTCATATTCCAGAAAATAAGCATCGACATTAATGGCATTGAAAAGGATTTCGGCAACGGGTTCGTAGCCGCCTTCGGCAAACCAGGTACTCCGGTAGTTACCCCGGCAGAGGTGGATACCTACCGTCAGGTCGTCGGGTCGCCCGTCAATGACTGAGTTGATCAGGGCAGCATAGGTGCGCGGGAGTTCGTCCGGGTCTTCGCCCCGCTCCACGGCAGCCGCCCGCATTTTAGGGTCGCAGAGGTACGCCAGATTCGTATCGTCCAGCTGCAGATACCGCAGGCCAGCCTGGTACAGATGGTCGATCTCCTCCCGGTAGGCCGCGGCCAGGTCGTGGAAGAACAGGTCCATATCGGGATACGAGTTGATGTCAATCGACTTACGCCCCCCCGGAAGTGCACCATCGTCGGCGACGGAATCGACACTTTGGGCGTCTGGCTCACCACCGATTTCAGGTAATTGAAATCGGCCACCTGAATATCGTGTACGTGTTTCAGTTTACCGGTGACGCTCAGTTTGGGTGGCGTAAAGCCGTCTTCGGCGGCTTTGGCAGCCGGATTGGCGTCGATACCAC is a window from the Spirosoma rigui genome containing:
- a CDS encoding RNA polymerase sigma-70 factor, translated to MTGSEGKSIPDQDPYRRPLLPDTDRTASIVDNEHIVRAAFADSPERGFEMLFRLYYQPLCSHAVRFVYTREVAEDIVGEVFYQLWKSGSYVTVRHSYRTYLYAAVRHRAFNYLRDELTGNRTPTSLDDVGDAGQDETPQTLIEYDETFQRVEKAIHELPPQCQRIFLMSRFENRKNQEIADELGLALKTVEAHMARALHQLRRVFLPMGLLFFQLLH
- a CDS encoding FecR family protein, encoding MEDIVNKAVLFDYFSGRVSPLQKKSVEDWLAELSNRELYYQWLHEWEMNRLQTTVNWQAVYEKTAQRITETTSTVVDQTPPPTGWTIRRPGSWTGRNGLLAASVALVVLTGGWLFRDTLLYRTVQTGFGETRSLTLPDGSAVTLNANSSLRYPRWFGMSIDAGGWMLAADAAREHPRQVELSGEADFAIRHTPSHQRFIVVTPKGLHVTVLGTQFTVFSRERATRVALRSGSVQLTTRQQTLPPLVMRPGDLATLNRQGKLALTRTQHPEYMAAWKDHRFDFAQTSLREIADLLHDNYGLVVTIDSPQLASRTISGSFTARNANELLQLIAQLLQINYIRENDRVSFTD
- a CDS encoding SusC/RagA family TonB-linked outer membrane protein, translating into MMYSVRLSRVLLLGLFLTGGRVGLAQLVATTKVVGRPMYQTVSPQTIQLREVLNQLKSRYQVDILFEDRLVSDQFVGAGVIDPAASLERNLAKILTTRGLRYAKVRSDVYVVLADSRPQKPASGPELSLLPAPGGIAASPTELTQPGQLPTRTVAVATADQTISGRVTDGATNGGLPGVSVVVKGTSRGTTTDSDGNYRVTVPDQNAGGALTLVFSFIGYATQEVPVGNRTTVNVTLASDDKTLNEIVVVGYGTQNRRELTGSVASLQTQTIRDQPVTNVVEGLTGRMPGVLIQQNTGAPGNAPSIKVRGLGSISAGNGPLIVVDGQPLNSGSTTNAGGLNQLNPNDIEKIDVLKDASATAIYGSRGSNGVVMVTTKRGKSGQSRINVDYYTGTQEISKKMEMLTAQQFAEFSKEAFNTAYLERVAGAQITDPNSARPSGQRYRYPRGEFPGVNFDDPASLTTYDYQDMIFRRAPISNYQVSASGGTEKVQYFISGNYLKQDGIIKKSGIDRYTVRSNVDAQLSSKLKVGLSFSPSFMAENRVNSDGHWASNGVINAALSLPPFIPIYQANGTTYNSQAFYAAPYDWPGITNPVANITEADNRVTQLRLLGNAYAELAIWKSLRYRGTVGGDLNYLRQNQYQTSAIVLNQLLPPNVSTGSAYANQNINWVTNHTLSYTLDLGTTHHMDALVGLESQRNDFEESQINANNFPNDIVRTINAGTITGGTSTRNQWSLASYFARVTYSFKDRYLFNASVRRDGSSRFGATSRFGTFPSASVGWRIIEEPFMKTIPVISDLKLRASYGLSGNNAFTSNYPAIGVLSKDNYVLGNGLANGLATSSIANPQLGWERSRQSDVGLDLGLFSNRLFFTVDYYKRITTDLLLQVQVPTLTGFSTAVRNIGQVENKGIEFALSTRNIDGSGTGFTWTTDLNLSFNRNKVLALGPTGDAIRSGTGVGETNITVIGQPLGSFYGYQQLGIFQNQAELDAYPHFADSRPGDVKFADVNGDGKLTADDRTLIGNNQPDFIYGITNSLSFKGFDLNIVAQGVQGGQILNLSRRFYENLEGNANSLTTVLNRWRSEQNPGDGKTPRANTRSTGNNNQVSSRWVESATYFRIRNITLGYNVPRTPLQKIKVQSLRVYAGVQNAITFSKYLAYNPEVSGYEGPLTGGVDYGSYPLARTYTIGLNLGF
- a CDS encoding RagB/SusD family nutrient uptake outer membrane protein, coding for MKTKYILAGLLTLSLSACKEQFLALSPISAVGTTSFFKTQSDVLTALNGAYGALQFGGQYGQLYVVAEIPSDDTTPVLSGSVTDQDEFDKFYVRTTNPFTLARWSDGYRGIYRTNAVIDRTAGVTMDETIKKRVVGEAKFLRALMYFNLVRVFGDVPLVLTEITDPLQGYEYGRAPVADVYAQIVKDLTDAEAALPVSYTGADVGRATNGAAKSLLGKVYLTQKRYAEAAAKLKEVIDRGTYSLQPNYADLFKPANKNGRESIFEVQYKKGNIGEGSGFANAYAPENSGNAVITFGGGGNNRPTPDLDTSYETGDPRRNVSLASSYINSSGVKVDYYYVKKYADPPVVNGDSDDNWYVLRYADVLLMYAEALNETGKPAEALPFLNQVRKRVGLADRAIADQAGLRLALEQERRVELAFEGHRWFDLVRTGRALPVMQAKAATIGIKTALSENNLVFPIPQSQIDINPGKIKQNPGY
- a CDS encoding alpha/beta hydrolase domain-containing protein, with amino-acid sequence MTSRTRLFISLLLSVVLTCPARARIVRIEITSVQSPTFDGRTFGRVGTYEKLRGKAYGELDPASPSNALITDISRAPRTATGMVAYVMDIYILKPVDLSKGNHKLVLELNNRGGKLIGGFNKSSGGNDPTTATQAGEGFLMNRGYTLAWNGWDCSAAPVNNNLTISVPVARNADGSSITGPSYEYISFDNATSTTYPLAYSAATLDQSKATLTVRDRLGDSPAVIAADGWEYADDKTIRLLPAGTPFRQSAVYEFHYLAKDPLVAGIGFAATRDFVSFLRYATTDDVGNPNPLANDIRYTFSYALSQPARYANDFQTLGFNADEQNRRVLDGIENWLGGASGIALNYRFAQPSRTERNRQNHLYPEGVFPFAYPVLTDSLTGKTAGRLARCTASNTCPKVFEINSSNEYWVKAASLLHTDSQGNDLPDPDNVRFYLIAGAQHGTGNETSRGICQQFQNPTNGEPALRALFVALDDWVTKGIAPPASQVPRQGEKTAALARPQPGSQTGVVPQATLGWPTLPGVTYTGLVTTRYLLDFGPSFSEGIITRFPMGVAERPSYVTFVSRVDKDGNELAGIRLPPVAVPIATTTGWALRRSDFGGDDGCEGAGQSIPFQRTKADRLLAKDPRLSVAERYPTHEAYVAAVRKSVQQLVGQRFLLPEDGDVYIRDAQARKL